In Cyclopterus lumpus isolate fCycLum1 chromosome 13, fCycLum1.pri, whole genome shotgun sequence, the genomic window ACGTGGAGCCCAGACGCAAGGTAGGCTGGAGCATCGGGATGATCCCAATGTATAAAACATTTCGTGAGTCCTTAGTGATGTTTCCTCCTGACTCATGGTGTGTTTTGTTAATCTTCTGGACATGTAGGAACACAGTGAGAAAAAGCAGCGTGTGCGTTTCCAGCTGGAAATCTCCAGTAACCCTGAGGAGCAGCGCAGCAGCATCTTGCACCTCCAGGAGGCCGTCAGGCAGCACCTTGCCCTGATTAGACGTCTTGAGAAACAGATTTACTCCAACATCAGGGTGAGTCACATCGTGCTTTACTCCTTAAATTGCAATTGAGAGttcatctggaaaaaaaaggtaatttatttaaattgcagGCACAATCTGAAGAGCTGAACGGGGATGACCTGATGGAGGTCAACACAAGACTGCAAAACCAGCTAAATCAAGAGAAGAACGACATGCAGATGAAGAGTGAAGAGCTCAACATTCTCATCAGGTCTCACATGCGTACTCATTCATGTAAAATACTCACAAGATATGTCACACAGGTCAAAAAAATTGTTTTCTCTTGTCTTTCAGGTGTTTTAAGGACTTTCAGCTGCAACGGACAAACAAGCTGGAGCTGCGTAAGCCCCCAGAGGATGTGAGTGTGGTGAGGAGAACAGAGATCTACTTTGCCCAGGCCCGCTGGTGTTTGACTGAAGAGGACGGTCAGCTTGGCATTGCTGAGTTGGAGCTGCAGAGATTTATGTACAGTAAGGTAAGCACTGCCGACGGGACAGCAGAATGGCTTCTTATCAGTCGTCCAGGGTTGAAACCTGACATCCCCCCCATCCGTCTCCTCTCATATCCCTTTTTTACTACTTGcacttcaaaaacaacattcccTCTGCCTCTGTCTGTAGCTTTTTATTTACCCTTTTTATAGCCTTCTGTATTTGAAGAATCACCCTAGGATCACATTTGCACTACAATGTCTTATGATATTTTACTCCTCACACTAATCATTGATAATGCATCACTGCTGGATGGTGAATGTTGATGAGTGTGAATTTTTTCTTACCTCAGCTAAACAAATCTGATGACACGGCCGAGCATCTGTTGGAGTTGGGGTGGTTCACAATGAACAACCTCCTGCCCAATGCATCATACaaggtgtgtttctctctcattaTTCAGATTAATACATTTTAGCCTTTATggcagggttggtaatcttcaaaagtatttttattattcttgttGAAATTCTTATTACATCCTGACAgcaatgaataaattaaaaaaacaaatccagtGGCTGTCACAGGGCTGTATAATAAGCCCATGCATTAATTTCTCTTTTCTGGcgtcttccacaagctgctagcCCGACAGATGAGAACACTAACAatagccatgtttgttgtttacatgttatgatcatttgggggagtggcttttgAAAGGGTCCTGAAGGCACAGGCTATCTATCAGTGTCTCCGGCTTTAGCACCTTTTTAGATCTAGTGCTGCTCGATGCTTTAATTGGAAAAGAGTTGGGAGTTTTTCGGGATGGAtaaattttttaaatcttgtgtgTTAGTTTCTTCTAGATTACCAATCCTGCTTTAATTATGCAACAAAATGTATGGACATCAGTGACAAACATCCTTTTAATGCTGTAATGTATTTCTAAAAAGCCTACATGATGCGATATTTATGACTCTGCCTGGTTTCCTCTGTGCAGCGTGTGAGGGTATGTACAGTGCTCGTACAGTGACAAGACTTGACGTCTGTGTTGACTCCATCTTCAGACTTTCATATTCAGTGTTGCATGTACACTCAAGGCTTCcttgatgcatgtgtgaacaaGGACTCATTACAAGTTATGTTAACCTGGTGGTGGTGTCCATACATACTGTGTTCATTATATCATCAATAACGTGTGCTGTTAAGTCAAACTGACCTCAAAGGAGGATTTTCACACAAAATCTGACTCAAGCTTTCATTTGTTATGTCGCATTAACTCCCTTTTGTTTTCTAGGTTGTACTTCGACCTCAGAGTAACTGCCAGTCAGGACGCCAGTTTGCTTTGCGTATCTTCAGTAAAGTGCGCCCCCCAGTGGGAGGAATCTCGGTTAAGGAGCACTTTGAGGTGAAGCATTTATCATGCACATGCAGCCACATTCACGGAAACATCTGgggtgtgttttatttgaacGATTGTTTACATCATCAGGTGAACGTGGTGCCTCTCACCATCCAGCTGATGTACCAGTTCTTCAAAAGGATGATGGGATTTTTCTTCCCAGGGAGAAAtgttgaagaggaagaggtcaCTGATGAAGAAGACAAGTTCCGATTGGTTACTACAGGTATGTCATTGTCAACAGTGGCAATATGACAGCAGGCGGCTGAGTAGCACTCAGTCTGCAGTCTCTCTGTGGGGTCACCAGCCTGTAAAATATGCCAACTAACTGATTCATAATGGTTTCCATTTTCGCGTTACTGTGTTATGTCAGCCCTCTGAGCTATTAAAAGGCTCTGTCATGTTGGATATGACCTTGAGGGGTGTGTGAGAGGGACTCACTGGGAGTATGAGGTGTAGGGTGCAGAGTCATCCAGAGGCCACAGTGCTGATGCAATCTGTGTCACAGGTATCGCTGTCAAGCCTCGGCAGTCATCAGAGGACACCATGGGTGCTATGGGCCCCAGCAAAGGTGTCACCCAGGGGCTGAACCGCACTGCGGGGGTCAGGAGGTCATTCAGGAAACCGCCAGAGGTATTTCTGCTTTCTGATTATTGGTGCTCAGATCTCAAAATACAAGAACATTTAGAAATATAATTGCATATGTTTTATGATTTCCTCCCACCAGCATCCTGTTGATGACATTGATAAGATGAAGGAGCGAGCTGCTATGAACAACTCCTTCATCTACGTCAAGATTCCCCAAGTGCCCCTCTGTGTCAGCTATAAGGTAACAGCTGTTACTGAGACACACtgactgttattattatttcaatccCTGATCATTTTTGATAATCAACGTGAATAGAAATAAGACTGAAAATGACTTAAGTACATCTTGACCTTAAAACAGCTAAGGTCATCCAGACAAAACTAATTCTAAATGTGGAAAATCATAATGTTCATGGCTTCCTGGCACTTTATTAACTTTAAGATTTTGGATTTGCAGGAAAACTAAAGATTTAAAGTAAATAAGATTTAAAGGTCACTtttttttgctaaaaaaaatatgttggtgtgctataaataatatttagacTAAGAGTAGAAAAAGAGATGAGAATCCAAAGTGAAACATGGTTCACTCTCATTGTAGTCGTCCCAGCAGCAAAAGAACCTCTGATGAACCAACTGTACATgaagcagcagacagacacagttagcaactagctggagAACGcagtggaacatttagcagctaatAAGCTGGACATTACCCTCAAgtgttggtggagaccaaaaaccgAGCTAAAAGTTAGTGACTATCAGACTAACAGTGTAGTCATCAggtagacacaaacacaactccaaatgaatgataatgttgtaGGTTTAATGAACTTGTAttggatgttaaaaaaaatacgtTTGGTTCTATTTGAATCCCACTGATTCAGGGAGAAAAGAGTAGTGTGGACTGGAAGGACCTGAACCTGGTTCTGCCCTGTTTGGAGTACCATAACAATACCTGGACATGGCTCGACTTTGCGATGGCTGTGAAAAGGGACAGCCGGAAAGCTCTTGTAGCTCAGGTACACAACATGTGACTCCCCTCCTTATCGAATGGCACTTGAAACTCACTTCCGCTGTGTGACTATGATCTGTTGTTAACTAACAACAGATCATAGTCACACAGCTGCAATTTTGAATTTTCCTTTAAGTTTAGACTGTGCttattgtttaaatgtatttagccTTATCAAAAATGTCTCGCAGCAAAAACAACATACATTTGCCCCGGCATTGAAAAGTTCTGTTTTTAtgaacttgtttttcttttctttcttttttttttttttatctacacTGCTCAGATGATAAAGGAGAAGCTGCGCCTGAAGCCGGCTTCAGGCTCCGAGCTGCGGGGGAAGGCGTCTGAAGGAAAGTCGGAcaacagccagcagcagcaggaggaagatgagaaggCTCGCCTCCTTATCGGCCTCAGCACCGCGGACAAGAGCTCCGGCAAGAAGAGCATCTTCAGTCGCCGCAAATGAAGCAGCAAAGACTCGCTCCTCCAAGTAGAAGGATGATCCCCAGCTGCAGCCGCAGCCACACTCCCACTCCCTCGCTACGAGGATCAGGGAAAACTGCCTCTTCGGGGTCAGAATATCAGTCTGGCTTTGTGAattgaaaaggaaaaagcagaCGGTCGAGCATTTCAAATTGTTTATGGAGATATCTCACTGTATCATATGAGCCTGCTGAACTTtaatgtaatgttgttgtttttttttgccaaaaagCTCCACTGGGAACTCAAACCGGTCTCTCTTAAGAACGGTACCTTGTGTCTCAATGAGGTAACCTGTATAAATACAGGTTAAAttaacaagacacaaaaaaaaagagctccaGGAATTACCAGGGTGCCATTTAGACCAAATGCATATTATTATCTTCTTTATCTGTGTTCCATTAATTATTCACCCTGCATTTCATACACAAAATAATGACCACTTGCGGTACATTGAATGTCGCAAGAAAGATCTACAGTGTGTAGCGAGCACTAGATCTACAGTGTGTAGCGAGCACTAGATCTACAGTGTGTAGCGAGCACTAGATCTACAGTGTGTAGCGAGCACTAGATCTACAGTGTGTAGCGAGCACTAGATCTACAGTGTGTAGCGAGCACTTCACTGTTACCGTTTTTGCTGCATTCTACAAATGCAAGACTGAGAGCGCCTTCTCCTGCTGGCTCAGGAACACTGTATTTCTGCCTAAATAAGTAGGACTCAACTGGAAGCACATGCAATGCTGTCCGctgtaacaaaatatatatcagTATATGTTTTACTAATGAAAGGCATTGTAAATGGCTGTATGAGTGTCACTCGTGACAGGAAGGCCTTGTCCCGTAAATGACCACCACATATTTTCCATTTGACCTGTAAATGCCTGTGCGTCCCTCTGCTCTACTGTACCTCACCCCAGTGCAATACATCAACAAGAGAGCAGCAAGAACATGCAATGTGTTGGACAATGTCACGCTTGGCATTGtggcaaaagaaaatatgttgcaGCTCATGAGTGtatgttttgtaattttattaCTAAAGCACTTTTTATGCAAagtattttgatatttttgtaaCCTCGTTTCCGTTTCAAATGTATTGCGGATATGTTGCGCTAAGCTTATTGtttctgaagaagaagaagaagaaggaaaaaaatgccCCGAACATTTCAATTAAACGGATCATATCGCAAAAGCAGATGTATTCACAGCGCTTATTGTTCCTGTCAATAAAACGCGTCTCTCGTCTCGCAGCGGTGTTCCGGGTGTGTTCAGTGCGCCGGTGTGACTTGGTGAACCGGGTTCACACTGATTGATCATGGGTCTGACAGCCGGAACTGGAGCGGAATGGAGCGGGGACACtttttaacacaacaacactttgGCACGCGCACCGGAGCCGCTGAGATGGAGCGGAGAGCAGCACGCGAGAGGAAGAGCCGACCGTTCCGTGTGTGATACGTGTGGCTCACGCATGGGCAGCGACGCCAGTAGAACGAGGACGGTGAGTCGGTCCCATTTGATTTCGATGCTGATGTCACGGAGGATGTTGATGAGCTGCAGTAATATAATAAAGTCATATAACGACATGCGAAGAAGATGTGCGCGTGTGACGGAATATAGATTGACCTTGTGAGTTGGATGTTTTTGTTTCGTGAACAATGTGTAGAATCAATCTTTCTCTGGGTTTTTAGAAGTAAAGGCAGTTAACtatctatttttaaatgcaacacGCTGGATCGAAGTGGAGTCAAAAATAGAGGTATTGATTAGTTGCACGAGCTTGAGAGACAATagaacaacaactccagcacagTTTTGTTCAATCAAAATATGAAGCTTCTGcagttttattttctattctgtATTCGTGTAGCTAATGAAAGTATGGTAAAGTATTGTAAAAGACATAACATCTGCCTCGTGGGACTAcggatgaaaaatagcctcttggctaactggcacatttacagaaatgtttatattaatgtgcactgttccttatcaaataaacaaatataaaaaaaatatttttttaaaagacaccgTGAGTCGTATTTTTTGTTATTAGATCTTTGAACAAAACTGCCAAAGCTAGAAATAATATTTAGAGTAAATTGTTGATTACATGATATTGGCCAAGGCAATATGGATGTCTCTTATGAAATCATccctgtaaaatatatatatttatttaacatggCCCTTCAGGTTAAACTATAGTGTTATAATTTGAATTGTAAGTTACCACAATAATTTGTTTGCAGTATAGCTTTACTGTTTTGATGTTTTATGATAGGCCTAAAACAGCTTTACTGTGATTGTGCTTTACATTataactgctctacagctaattGTGGTTTACAATATGATTTTGTAAATATGCTTTGGAACATGATACTGTTTTTGGGTTTTACAGTACTATCCTGTAATTTTAGCAGTACACTTACGTGCATTAACATGTAGCTGCATTTGGGTTGTTTTAATCTTTAACACTGCATCATTTTACTGGATTGATAACTTTAGCTGTGAAATTATTGGAAATTAAACGTTTACCTTAAAAGATTATTATGAAGTAGCATCAATTTAAACTACTTGATACTAATGTTCTTAATTACTTTCAACCCTTTAtcacaatgaaaataatcaaataaatattttatcaCAGAGAGAAGGACCACCTGCTCAGCGTCGACTCAGTCATGGGTTCCTCTCAAACGTGGGGCTCTCCATCAATCAGAGACTCGCACACTCGGCTGTGTTTTCTCGGCCTGTGGGACCGGACGGCGGGCCGCCCGTCCCCAAACTCCTCCGGCCTCCAGAGGACATAGAGACGACTCCTCCAGCTGCCATCTCGGTCTTTCTGCCTGAGTTCCCACAGCGTAAACTTCCTGGACGAGACCATTTCCAGGTACCCCAACACGAGAATGTCCAACAGAATGAAAAAAGCAGGTATTGGAAACAAAATTGAACTGTGCTTCTATGCTCACAGATCCTGGGATTCATAGCCAAAGGCTCATATGGACCCATCTTGAAAGTGAAGGACATTTTCAAAGAGAAGACCTACGCTGTTAAGGTTAGTCCAACTGTAATAATCAGTACTACAATAACAATAtggaaaatacttttttgtgtCATCATTGTCATTGTTGCACAGGTTCTACCAAAGTCAGATATTTTGAAGCATGGAGTGCTGGAGCAGTCAAAAGAAGAAGTCATCATTCAGGTATGGTTTTGGAAGAAAGTACCAGTTGGTGGAGGTACTGTTGCTTTACTGttcttatatttattcatttttaaatgccaAATATGTGCTGGCAAATATAAGGTTacgctgtttgtttttgaatcATATACGGTTGTaaattatatattgttgttggtttgttaAAACAATCAAACTAAGGACATTACTTTGTCAACAGTACGGCTACTCGGAGTATGAGTTGGACGGGATATCGCTGCTAAAAGTGATGTTTTACTTGCAGTTAAAGAAAGAGCAACATGTTTGAATGATGTCTGAATGATTCAGTATATTTGTGTCCTAACTCTTTTATACAATACATCATCTGGATTATAGGATCATCTCTCAATGTTGAATTCACtcataatctgtgtgtgtgtgttgactgttGAATTGCAGCGGCAGCTCAAACACCCATTCATCCACAATCTGCAGGACTGCTGGCAGACGCAGCACCATCTCTTCATTAGTGAGTCAATAAGCATAAACAATGGCACAGTTCAACCCTCAACCTTCTCGTATCCTCTTTAtgttccccctcctcccatTCCGCTCCCATAGAACACAGAGAAGTTACGTTGTTGTACGTACAACTGCTGGCTACAGCTGCACTGCCTGCATGCCTTTTCCAGTTTATACCAACCTTGATCATACATTAATTTCTATACATCCAACGGTGTGTTAAAAGATGTAACTCAGCTAACAGGAGACTGACAAGACAGATGCATGTGTGGAACTGACTCAATTCAACCCTTACTTCTGCCTATTCCTCCAGTGTGATGAGCAAAAtggtctatttgtgtgtgtgtgtgtgtgtgtgtgtgtgtgtctcgtacTCTGCAGTGTGCGACTACTGCAGCACTGGAGATTTGTACACTTACTGGTTACTGAAGGGCCGGTTTGGGGAGGATAAGGTCCGGCTCTTTGCTGCAGAGCTGGGCAGTGCGCTGGGTAAGTGTTCATTAGCAGACGTTGATCATTAAGAGTTCATCATATTGACCTTTAGCATTGACCTGTATTGACACATACATCATGCTTGAGttaaaaaggtattttaaaCATGGAGCATCTTGTATTTATGTGATATATATTCTCATTtgatgtcttttgtttgttctttttttaggaTTTCTTCATGACTTAGGCATAGTGCATAGAGATATAAAGGTATGATTGATTTTATATGTAATGTAGTTTATCCATATATGTATTCATGGATTACTGTGATAATAATTGTACCTTTTTTTCAGATGGAGAACATTCTTTTAAGTGATCAAGGTAATGCACgtccatattttaaaaaaacttttggCCTGTAAAACGTTAGGGtagttattaaataaaaaacgtttttaaTCCTCAGAGTAGAAACTGGTTTCATGCATATGGACAAATAACAAAAGAGGGACAAATTAGACGCAGCAGACAACATGAGAGAGTTTCAGCGTATATTTTCAATGATTCAGGTCACCTTCGCCTGTCTGATTTTGGACTCTCCCGGCGGCTGaaacgaggaggaagagcgTTTACGATATGTGGGACCATCCAATACATGGGTGAGATTTTGGTCTCATTTCATCTCTCATACAGATAGTGGCTGTTTGAGGTATACGGTACGCTGAACATTGGTTGACTGCATTAGAGCAACATTTGAGCCGCACCTGCGTTTCACTCCCATTGGATTCAGTTGACCCAGTTATGAATATCAAGCACCTGAGAtggactttttgttttgtttgtctcaaTTTTGTGTTGCATATCTGTTTAATTGACcccttttcatcttttcatctttcaCCTTGAGGTTATTTCTTTCATAATTGTTTTCCCGTTTTGTCTGAACAGCCCCTGAAGTTTTAAGTGGGGGTCCGTACAACCACGCAGCTGACTGGTGGTCTTTTGGCATTATGTTGTTCTCACTGGTGACAGGAGAGGTGAGGGCACATACATGTAATATTACTGTCGCTCTCAATGTGTTACTGTGTTACCTGTCTGAGGGCTTTTGAACTTTGTACTTTGCAGTTTCCGTTACCAGCGGAGTCGGACCACAGCACGATGTTGAACAAGGTCACATATTTCCCTTACGTCCTACCTGAGACCTTCAGCTCCTCTCTGATCTTACTGCTCACTGAGGTTTGTAAATGTGATTCTCCTCTCTAACATGCCCACTGGGATCCATCCCCCTTAAGGAAATATCATATCCTGTTTACAGCTTTTGTGCAAGAATCCAGTGAAGCGGCTTCGTAACCTGGAGTGTTTCAAGATGCGGGCTTTCTTTCGTGGCACTTCTTTTGATTCTCTCCTCCTTCAAAAGATGCCTGTTGACGTCATCCTGGAACTCAGGACTCAACCTGATTGGGCAGCCAAAGCAATGAGAGGCCTTTCATTGGACTATTTTCATAACTTTGACTGCAATACAATCCTATATTCTCCCACTGAGCAGTCTCCTATTGACCAACATGGACCTGAGCACGGCTGCTGAGCCGAATTGTAAAGCACCAGcctgaaatgtgtttatgaagAAGCTGATTGGAAATGAGAAATAATTATCCACCTCTTGTACTTGCTTTTAGATTTGACATTTGTTTCATTAAGAGTTTCTTCACTGAGTTTAGTTGAAGTTAATTTAAATACTCATATAAGCGTGAATTGTGTTTTccttaaaaagtttaaaagttAGAAATATGAAAGGTCATAGCACCCCTCTCCTGAAAGAGCTGAATATTTTTCTGGTATTTTACGGTTTCTGTagctgaaaatatgaaggaggagaagaagtttCAAGAAATGTACtgaaggaataaaaaaacaagttgatTAAAGATttgaagcattccaactaaaTATACATTTGCAGTTGACATTGTTCTCTGAtcccttttaaaaaaggagtgaTGCTAAAAAAGGGTGTTGAATGCTGAATACATTGTAAAGTCCCTTGTGACGAAtctgtgatttgtgatattgggttatagCAATAAAATTGACTTGATAAGTTTGTGTGATACAGTCGAAGGTTCCTGAACACCTTATGAGTGGATGTTGTGGTGACATTGTTTGCTCAAGAATGAACTTTTAGTCTCAAAGTCAGTTGCAAATTAGATACAGAAGCTGAATTGCAGTTCAAATATGCAGTTCACATGACGACTTGTCACTTCCTGCAGACATTCTCTGAGAAAAGTTACATGAAGTCTAATTTAAGAAGAATATGGGCAAGAGTATGaacataattacattacattacattacatttagctgacgcttttatccaaagcgacttacaataagtgcattaaaccatgactcagaacaacaagaatcaagcaagtacaatttcttcaataaagttaaactacaaagtgctatcagtaagagacatttaagtgctaccaaagtgctactacagcgctaccttccctattcaaggtatagtcgaaaaatatgtgtttttagtttgcgacggaaggtgtagagactttctgctgtcctgatgtcaatggggagctcgttccaccaatgaggagccagcacagcaaacagtcgtgattttgttgagtgtttagctcaaagtgaaggagctacaagccgattggcagaagccgagcgaagtgaacgagctggggtgtgaggttagaccatgtcctgaatgtagaccggacccgatctgttcgcagcacggtacgcaagtaccaatgttttgaagcggatgaaagcggccaccggtaaccagtgaaggtcgcggaggagcggagtagtatgggtacatttcgggaggttgaagaccagtcgagcagctgcattctggatgagctgcagcggtcgaatggcattagcaggtagacctgcctggagggagttgcagtagtctagccgtgagacgaccagaacctgtgccaccttctgagtgagaaggggtcgtattctcctgatgttgtacagcatgtaccaacaggagcgtgttattgcggtaatgttggcagtcagggagagttgactgtcgagtgtcacaccgaggttcctggcagtcggagtcggaaccagcactgagttgttgaagttaatagtcaggtcgtgggtgggagagccttttcctggaaggaagagaagttcagtcttgtctgggttaattttcaggtggtaaGCGGACATcaactgagagatgtcagtcagacaggcagagagtcGTGCtgttacctgtgtttcagattggggaaacgagaggatcaattgggtgtcgtcagcatagctgtggtaggagaagccatgcgaacgaatgacagagccgagagagttggtgtacagagagaagagaagaggaccaaggactgagccctgggGGACCCCAGTAGttagaggacaaggctcagacacagatcctctccaggttacccggtaagtgcggtcggtgaggtaggatgagaagagtgaaagcgcggtgcctgagataccaggtcctggagggaggacatgaggatctggtggttcactgtgtcaaaggcagcggaaaggtctagaaggataaggacagatgagagagaggctgctctagcagtgtgaagctgctcagagagagcaaggagggcagtctctgttgagtggcctgccttgaatccagactggtgggggtctagaaggttgttactgtggagataggaggagactaggttaaagatagctcgctctagagttttggaaaggaaggggaggagagagacgggtctgtagttgttgacttcagacgggtcgagagtgggtttcttcaggagagggttgactcttgcctccttcagagagttagggaaacagtcagttgagagggaggtgttaataagatgggtgagaaagggaagaaggtcgggagcaatagactggagaatgtgagatgggatggggtcaagggggcaggtggttgggcaggcagaggttaccaaggtcaaaacttgattgggagacagggggttaaaagaggaaaacgagggggaagaagatgaagttactggaggtgtagttatagaagatggattagtgaatgaggagcgtatgtcgtctatcttttttgtgaagtagtcaacaaagtggcttggtagaagggtggagggaggagggggttaaggggggtcaaggaggttggaaaaaatagagaagagctttttggggttagacaaagagaattcgattctggattggtaatAATATTAAGGCCTTCTCTTTCTTCATGTCTAGAAAATCACCCTTAACCTTAATCAATCAAACTTTAGAAGAACAAAAACCTCCTGTCAGGATCAGTGACACCAGCATTACGTAGTCCCACTGTGGTATTTGCTGTTGGGTAAAACATACCAAGTGTCTAATTCTAAACCAGTTATCCTATAATGTCGTACCTGGATACATTATGGCCAACTTTCAGCCTCGGCTCGACCTATTTAGAGGAGCGCTCACAAACCCGTCGAGGACAACCTTAATAGAACAGAAAATTGAGGACCAAATAAAGTATCatcattaaatgtttttaattaggtaacagcgagagagagaaaaacccAGAGCCCCGGAGGAGACAGCCACATATAATTGCTTTACTCCTTGAAGTCAAGTATCTATTTAAATCTGTATCTTTCTGAAAGGGAGTGCACCGGCGCCTCCTCCCACTGCCAGCCTGACATTGAATTCCCTCTCAGGCCCTTGTCTTAGACAGGTCCACCATGTCTGTGGTGTGGCTGTATAGTGGCAGGCAGTCCAGTGACCCATTTCTAGTTTCCGAGGCACACTGACCCACAATAAGGAAGAGAGGAGTCCCCCGAAATGGAGGCGAGTCACTAAGTCCAACTAAATACCTACATCTTGTggcacaacacaaacatgcagtttCTTGAACACAGCTTCTTATACTGCAATGATGCAGACAAACATAATTCAACAAATCCGTACACAACATGAAGAGGATCCTGTTAAGCTCACAGAAATGTAATCACATCATTTGTTCTCTCTGTGTTggcatttttaaacaaacatggTCTGACACAGTATAAAACAAGCGGCTTCCCACTTTGTGAGCTGATTGATGTAACACGCGTGATAAATAATGGGGGTAAAAGTAGAAAATTCCTTCATCAAAATGGAAATGATGTAGTTGACCTCATTTTGGCCTAATTTGGGCCATATCACCATGTTCATTTACTGGAACCTGAAAATGATTTCTATTTCGGAAGCCGTTCCATCACATTCTTTACAGTTTAAAgctcacaaaaagaaaagaaagccacCGAGTGCACGAATTGCTCTGAGACTGAAACGCCCCGGAGGATTTGAGAATGAAGACCAAATTATCAGGGGACTTGAAACTTTCCTCTGGGCACATTTTTACCAATTAGGATAA contains:
- the rskra gene encoding ribosomal protein S6 kinase-related protein isoform X1, which produces MGSDASRTRTREGPPAQRRLSHGFLSNVGLSINQRLAHSAVFSRPVGPDGGPPVPKLLRPPEDIETTPPAAISVFLPEFPQRKLPGRDHFQILGFIAKGSYGPILKVKDIFKEKTYAVKVLPKSDILKHGVLEQSKEEVIIQRQLKHPFIHNLQDCWQTQHHLFIMCDYCSTGDLYTYWLLKGRFGEDKVRLFAAELGSALGFLHDLGIVHRDIKMENILLSDQGHLRLSDFGLSRRLKRGGRAFTICGTIQYMAPEVLSGGPYNHAADWWSFGIMLFSLVTGEFPLPAESDHSTMLNKVTYFPYVLPETFSSSLILLLTELLCKNPVKRLRNLECFKMRAFFRGTSFDSLLLQKMPVDVILELRTQPDWAAKAMRGLSLDYFHNFDCNTILYSPTEQSPIDQHGPEHGC
- the rskra gene encoding ribosomal protein S6 kinase-related protein isoform X2 produces the protein MGSDASRTRTREGPPAQRRLSHGFLSNVGLSINQRLAHSAVFSRPVGPDGGPPVPKLLRPPEDIETTPPAAISVFLPEFPQRKLPGRDHFQILGFIAKGSYGPILKVKDIFKEKTYAVKVLPKSDILKHGVLEQSKEEVIIQRQLKHPFIHNLQDCWQTQHHLFIMCDYCSTGDLYTYWLLKGRFGEDKVRLFAAELGSALGFLHDLGIVHRDIKMENILLSDQGHLRLSDFGLSRRLKRGGRAFTICGTIQYMAPEVLSGGPYNHAADWWSFGIMLFSLVTGEFPLPAESDHSTMLNKVTYFPYVLPETFSSSLILLLTEMPVDVILELRTQPDWAAKAMRGLSLDYFHNFDCNTILYSPTEQSPIDQHGPEHGC